In Lacerta agilis isolate rLacAgi1 chromosome 8, rLacAgi1.pri, whole genome shotgun sequence, one genomic interval encodes:
- the GPAT2 gene encoding glycerol-3-phosphate acyltransferase 2, mitochondrial isoform X2: MIVPIGISYDVAPDSGYRGKVSPTQTLSLWTSLWTICRAACRGLGCVRVDFAQPFSLQEYVANSLFRQSGSGKCLEELLLPEILGKRCSFLDCEKLEQWSPGSKGIISLNTEQEILVYNLGLHTLSAGVSCCAIMAVQIMSALFLHKHKEGVFLSQLMQDFVWLTEEILLRSYDVGFSGQVRDVVLHALFLLRHCVSLYHLSLGDVLVVPKKTDEAMTELSQHSTALLPVFIQEAVGVCAVSALLVELLPYLGSPEQLRDVVLVQEELHNKTVLLVQLLPRDFLLCQPCQSLYNYCQVAVDKLIQCGLLVAEEIPSDVLVCDTAQKRFTKRLLWKATDDFADSDSDYSDETGNCCFKISQVENCSNFFVFLCCLLSPLLKTLERAAVFLWEIESPQSESQYVEKLHCFLARKAKEDSSFECVCRTLTTISVRIYKELGVLRESAGQGEPILHLSETFRAKENQEKLEKFIQQFIYS, translated from the exons ATGATTGTGCCCATTGGAATCTCCTATGATGTGGCTCCTGACTCTGGTTACAGGGGGAAAGTG AGCCCCACCCAGACCCTTAGCCTCTGGACATCCCTGTGGACCATCTGCAGAGCTGCTTGTAGAGGACTGGGCTGTGTCCGGGTTGATTTTGCTCAGCCCTTCTCTTTGCAG GAGTATGTAGCAAACAGCCTCTTCAGGCAGAGCGGTTCTGGAAAGTGTCTGGAGGAACTCCTCTTACCAGAAATACTTGGAAAACG CTGTAGCTTTTTGGATTGTGAGAAACTGGAACAATGGTCACCAGGCTCCAAAGGCATCATATCTCTGAACACAGAACAGGAAATACTGGTGTACAATTTGGGCCTACACACACTGAGCG ctggTGTATCTTGTTGTGCCATCATGGCTGTACAGATCATGTCTGCACTCTTTCTGCACAAACACAAAGAG GGTGTCTTCCTTTCCCAGCTCATGCAGGACTTTGTTTGGCTCACTGAGGAGATCCTGCTACGCAGCTATGATGTGGGGTTTTCTGGGCAGGTGCGTGATGTGGTGTTGCATGCTCTGTTCCTGCTGCGGCACTGCGTTTCCCTCTACCACCTTTCCCTGGGGGATGTCCTGGTGGTTCCCAAGAAGACAGACGAAGCCATGACAGAGTTGAGCCAGCACAGCACTGCCCTCTTGCCTGTTTTCATCCAGGAAGCAGTGGGAG TCTGTGCTGTCAGTGCCCTCCTGGTGGAGCTGCTGCCCTACCTGGGAAGCCCTGAGCAGCTCAGGGATGTGGTCCTGGTCCAGGAAGAGCTCCACAACAAGACTGTCTTGCTCGTCCAGCTGCTGCCCAGGGATTTCCTCCTATGCCAG CCTTGCCAGTCTCTCTATAACTACTGCCAGGTTGCTGTGGACAAGTTGATCCAGTGTGGACTGTTGGTGGCTGAGGAG aTTCCCAGTGATGTCTTGGTGTGTGACACAGCCCAAAAGCGCTTCACGAAGAGGTTGCTGTGGAAGGCAACAGACGATTTTGCAGACAGTGACAGCGATTACAGCGACGAGACTGGAAATTGCTGCTTCAAA ATAAGCCAGGTGGAAAACTGCTCCAACTTTTTTGTGTTCCTCTGCTGTCTTCTGAGCCCTTTGCTGAAAACCTTGGAAAGAGCCGCTGTCTTCCTCTGGGAAATTGAGTCTCCTCAGTCAG AGTCGCAGTACGTGGAGAAGCTGCACTGTTTTTTGGCAAGGAAGGCAAAAGAAGACTCTTCCTTTG AATGTGTCTGCAGAACTCTGACTACCATCTCTGTCCGCATCTACAAGGAACTGGGG GTGCTGAGAGAATCAGCAGGGCAAGGGGAGCCCATTCTCCACCTCTCCGAGACCTTCCGTGCCAAAGAGAACCAAGAGAAGCTGGAGAAATTTATCCAGCAGTTTATCTACAGCTAG
- the FAHD2A gene encoding fumarylacetoacetate hydrolase domain-containing protein 2A, producing MRRQGNRAKRSLCAARQAWMLCQLQIPLLVGLKPSWPQLGSQRWKNLGSRCVSHLSGAMRLVQFHPKESVAEPRIGLEKDGGDVVDLNAFDPSLPSNMRAFLEGGDAALAVAKRAQVSGQHVLPRSKVTLLAPVTNPDKVICVGMNYVDHCLEQNVKIPKEPIIFSKFSSSIVGPYDNIIHPAESQQVDWEVELAFIIGKKGKHIQESDAMSHVAGFTVANDVSARDWQMQKNGKQWLLGKTFDTFCPLGPALVTKDSISDPHNLGIRCRVNGELVQNSSTSQLIFKTEALVAWVSKFVTLYPGDVFLTGTPPGVGVFRKPPIFLKRGDEVQCEIDELGTIQNKVA from the exons GCGTGGATGCTGTGCCAGCTGCAAATACCCCTTCTGGTGGGCCTCAAGCCAAGCTGGCCACAGCTGGGGAGCCAACGCTGGAAGAATTTAGGGTCCAGGTGTGTGTCCCACCTGAGCGGGGCCATGAGGCTGGTCCAGTTCCATCCTAAGGAGTCTGTGGCAGAGCCCCGGATCGGGCTGGAGAAGGATGGAGGGGACGTGGTGGACCTGAACGCCTTTGAcccctctctgcccagcaacATGCGCGCCTTCTTGGAAGGAGGAGATGCAGCTCTTGCTGTGGCTAAAAG AGCACAGGTGTCTGGCCAGCATGTCCTTCCCCGATCCAAGGTGACCCTGTTGGCTCCTGTCACGAACCCAGACAAGGTGATCTGCGTTGGGATGAACTATGTGGATCATTGCCTGGAGCAGAATGTCAAGATCCCCAAGGAGCCCATAATCTTCAGCAAGTTCAGCAGCTCCATCGTGGGTCCCTACGACAACATCATCCACCCAGCAGAGAGCCAA CAAGTGGACTGGGAGGTGGAGCTGGCCTTCATCATTgggaagaaaggaaaacacatcCAG GAGTCAGATGCCATGAGCCATGTGGCCGGGTTCACCGTTGCCAATGATGTGAGTGCCAGAGACTGGCAGATGCAGAAAAATGGAAAGCAGTGGCTTCTGGGGAAGACCTTTGACACCTTCTGCCCCCTGGGACCAGCCCTTGTCACCAAGGATTCCATCTCAG ACCCCCACAACCTGGGCATCCGCTGTCGAGTGAATGGGGAGCTTGTCCAGAACAGCAGCACCAGCCAGTTGATATTCAAGACGGAGGCACTTGTTGCATGGGTTTCCAA GTTCGTCACCCTGTACCCAGGAGACGTCTTCCTCACAGGGACTCCCCCGGGTGTTGGAGTTTTCCGGAAGCCCCCCATCTTTCTCAAG AGGGGAGATGAAGTGCAGTGTGAGATCGATGAGTTGGGAACTATCCAAAACAAGGTGGCATGA